In Bacillus sp. E(2018), a genomic segment contains:
- a CDS encoding ABC transporter ATP-binding protein yields MDSIKRYLKFVKPYKWQIFWTILIGLAKFGIPLLTPLILKYVVDDIIQVSLPVDEKLNKLYWLMGGAALIFVVLRPPIEYWRQYYAQWVGTKVLYDIRDKMFDHIQRLSLRFYSNNKSGEVISRVIHDVEQTKTFVITGLMNVWLDMATIIIAAAIMFSMDFWLTVVALSMLPVYGFSVKFFYARLRQLTKDRSQALAEVQGHLHERVQGMSVIRSFALEDHEQVQFDKRNRNFLDRAMDHTKWNAKTFSVVNTVTDIAPLLVIGFAAYQGIQGNITIGALVAFVAYMDRLYNPLRRLVNSSTTLTQSIASMDRMFEFLDESYDIEDSPHAKPLKSVKGKLDFENVSFTYNEHEADVLHNISLSVEAGETIALVGMSGGGKSSLISLIPRFYDVSEGSIKLDGTDIRDFKVRSLRDNIGMVLQDNILFSESVRANILMGNPEASDEEMIAAAKAANAHEFIMSLPEGYDTKIGERGVKLSGGQKQRVAISRVFLKNPPLLILDEATSALDLESEHLIQEALEKLAKDRTTFIVAHRLSTITHADRIIVIDHGRIVEVGNHKKLMEKQGAYYDLFMVQQLN; encoded by the coding sequence CATACAAGTGGCAAATTTTCTGGACGATTTTAATCGGGTTAGCTAAATTTGGAATCCCGTTGTTAACACCACTGATTTTAAAATATGTAGTGGATGATATCATTCAAGTCTCGTTGCCGGTAGATGAAAAACTAAACAAACTTTATTGGCTCATGGGTGGAGCTGCCCTCATATTCGTTGTGCTGCGTCCACCAATTGAATACTGGAGACAATATTATGCACAATGGGTAGGAACAAAGGTTTTATATGACATTCGTGATAAGATGTTTGATCATATTCAGCGCTTAAGTCTCCGTTTTTATTCCAACAACAAATCCGGTGAAGTGATTTCGAGAGTCATTCATGATGTTGAGCAAACCAAAACGTTTGTCATCACGGGTCTAATGAATGTATGGCTAGATATGGCGACGATTATTATTGCCGCGGCCATCATGTTCTCTATGGATTTCTGGCTGACTGTCGTTGCCCTATCCATGCTGCCAGTCTACGGATTCTCGGTAAAATTCTTTTATGCTCGACTTCGTCAACTAACGAAAGACCGTTCACAAGCTCTTGCTGAAGTACAAGGCCACCTGCATGAACGCGTTCAAGGTATGTCAGTGATCCGCAGTTTTGCACTCGAAGATCACGAGCAGGTTCAGTTTGATAAACGAAACCGAAATTTTTTAGACCGTGCAATGGATCACACAAAATGGAACGCGAAAACTTTTTCGGTCGTAAATACCGTAACCGATATTGCACCGCTACTTGTTATTGGGTTTGCAGCCTATCAAGGCATTCAAGGAAACATTACGATTGGAGCGCTAGTTGCCTTTGTTGCGTATATGGATAGACTATACAATCCACTGAGACGATTAGTGAATTCATCTACTACCCTGACACAATCGATCGCTTCTATGGATCGGATGTTTGAGTTCTTAGATGAGTCATATGATATTGAAGACTCTCCTCATGCTAAACCGTTAAAATCGGTAAAAGGAAAGCTTGATTTCGAAAATGTTTCGTTTACTTACAACGAGCATGAAGCGGATGTGTTACATAATATTTCCTTATCGGTTGAAGCGGGTGAAACGATTGCTCTTGTGGGAATGAGTGGCGGCGGTAAATCTTCGTTGATCAGCTTGATTCCACGCTTTTACGACGTATCAGAAGGGAGCATCAAGCTTGATGGAACAGATATCCGTGATTTTAAAGTGCGTTCTCTAAGGGATAACATCGGTATGGTGCTTCAAGATAATATTCTTTTTAGTGAATCGGTTCGCGCGAATATTCTTATGGGTAATCCAGAGGCTTCGGATGAAGAGATGATTGCGGCAGCAAAAGCGGCTAATGCACATGAGTTTATCATGAGTCTCCCTGAAGGTTATGACACGAAGATCGGTGAACGTGGAGTAAAGCTATCTGGCGGTCAGAAGCAGCGAGTGGCTATATCTCGTGTCTTCTTAAAAAATCCACCGCTTCTTATTCTAGATGAAGCGACTTCCGCACTGGACCTTGAGAGTGAACATTTGATTCAAGAAGCTTTAGAAAAACTTGCAAAAGATCGAACAACGTTCATTGTGGCCCATCGCCTTTCAACGATTACGCATGCTGATCGGATCATCGTCATCGATCACGGCAGAATCGTAGAGGTCGGCAACCATAAGAAGTTAATGGAAAAGCAAGGTGCTTATTACGATCTTTTCATGGTTCAGCAATTAAATTAA
- a CDS encoding ABC transporter ATP-binding protein yields MGNPVLEVKNLRTSFLTDDGAIPAVDGVDFHVNPGEVLGIVGESGCGKSVTSLSVMGLVPTPPGKIEGEILFKGENLASAPEKRMRQIRGNEIGMIFQEPMTSLNPVITIGEQLIESLRIHRKWSKKEAMGKAIEMLKLVGLPRAEELVKEYPHQLSGGMRQRVMIAMAMICDPKLLIADEPTTALDVTIQAQILDLMKRLNKETDTAIMMITHDLGVVAEMCERVVVMYAGKVVEEGEVKTIFQDPKHPYTVGLIKSVPDMREKVGRLYSIPGNVPKPGSITTGCSFAPRCEHAGTRCITETPHLKTQEGSHQVRCWLYEDGKGVNLHESDTAIS; encoded by the coding sequence ATGGGAAATCCAGTTCTAGAAGTGAAGAACTTAAGAACTTCTTTCCTTACAGACGATGGCGCAATCCCTGCTGTGGACGGTGTTGATTTCCACGTTAATCCTGGCGAAGTGTTAGGAATCGTAGGAGAATCGGGCTGCGGTAAAAGTGTGACGTCACTTTCCGTAATGGGACTAGTACCTACACCGCCTGGGAAAATTGAAGGAGAAATTCTCTTTAAAGGTGAAAACCTTGCTTCAGCACCAGAAAAAAGGATGCGGCAAATCAGAGGCAACGAAATCGGGATGATCTTTCAAGAGCCGATGACAAGCTTAAACCCGGTTATCACGATCGGGGAACAGCTTATTGAATCACTGCGCATACATAGAAAATGGTCCAAAAAAGAAGCGATGGGTAAAGCCATCGAGATGCTTAAGCTTGTGGGACTTCCTCGAGCAGAAGAGCTTGTAAAAGAATATCCACATCAATTATCAGGAGGTATGCGTCAGCGTGTCATGATCGCTATGGCCATGATCTGTGACCCAAAACTTTTGATAGCGGACGAGCCTACTACCGCTTTGGATGTTACGATTCAAGCTCAGATCTTAGACTTGATGAAACGATTAAACAAAGAAACAGACACCGCCATCATGATGATTACGCATGACCTAGGTGTAGTTGCAGAGATGTGTGAGCGAGTCGTTGTTATGTACGCTGGAAAAGTGGTCGAAGAAGGTGAAGTGAAAACCATCTTCCAAGATCCGAAGCATCCTTATACGGTTGGGCTGATCAAATCGGTCCCAGACATGAGGGAGAAGGTTGGCCGTTTGTACTCCATTCCAGGAAACGTACCGAAACCCGGTTCGATCACCACGGGCTGTTCGTTCGCACCGCGATGTGAGCATGCAGGAACAAGGTGTATAACTGAAACTCCTCATCTTAAAACTCAAGAAGGCAGTCATCAAGTCAGATGCTGGCTTT